A single genomic interval of Scylla paramamosain isolate STU-SP2022 chromosome 12, ASM3559412v1, whole genome shotgun sequence harbors:
- the LOC135105807 gene encoding palmitoyltransferase ZDHHC18-like isoform X1 has translation MLEAGEYQRVALESPSQSPTQSSDRLLDNKCVQSSASSSSEDNLDLDVTSTAQQVKMASVKRKWQIFPGRNKFCCDGRIIMAQQTGIFYFTVGLIVVTSVLFFVFDCPFLALNLTPAIPAVGGLLFIFVMSALFHTSFTDPGIIPRATVEEAVYTEKQIEVPNSGNGPRLRPPPRTKEITVNGVTVKLKYCFTCKIFRPPRASHCSICDNCVERFDHHCPWVGNCVGRRNYRYFYLFIISLAFLCVFIFSCVIAHLVIFMKNENATFMASVQRKPASVIEGVICFFSVWSILGLAGFHTYLTTSNQTTNEDSSIQFVLHCTGFLEFCFSSEIKGSFTARRGEPNFNPYGYGNFCLNCLAVLCGPVQPSLIDRRGVVTSEYLTITQGRPGDIQAASRTYGTVYTAQPTNGLVSPRAGSEGPVGTHGANGGVVVGGGVGASVVPGTIPVMGGGAIGTENSTSTGSLKKKSVSSQSVNGKDVVSGGSSLGAPTPVTSHQGTVVVGPTGTPPGDLSVTAGPGVGVGGSHAGVTSSQLYLLDSSYDLDLDSIDGSVSQPSHSESSQLGLIHSNAV, from the exons CAGGTGAAAATGGCGAGTGTGAAGCGGAAATGGCAGATCTTCCCAGGACGCAACAAATTCTGCTGCGATGGTCGAATCATCATGGCACAGCAGACGGGCATCTTCTACTTCACCGTGGGACTCATTGTGGTCACCAgcgtcctcttcttcgtctttga CTGTCCATTCCTGGCGCTGAACTTGACACCTGCCATTCCTGCTGTGGGTGGCCTCCTGTTCATATTTGTCATGTCAGCGCTGTTCCACACATCCTTCACTGACCCTGGCATCATACCCCGTGCCACTGTGGAGGAAGCTGTCTACACTGAGAAGCAGATAG AGGTACCAAATTCAGGCAATGGTCCTCGCCTGCGGCCTCCGCCCCGCACCAAGGAGATCACAGTCAATGGTGTGACAGTCAAACTAAAGTACTGCTTCACCTGCAAGATCTTCCGGCCTCCAAGAGCCTCCCACTGCTCCATTTGTGACAATTGTGTGG AGAGGTTTGACCACCACTGCCCATGGGTGGGGAACTGTGTGGGAAGAAGAAATTACCGCTACTTTTATCTCTTCATCATATCTCTTGCCTTCCTGtgtgtcttcattttctcttgtgTCATCGCTCACCTTGTGATAT TTATGAAAAATGAGAATGCGACTTTCATGGCATCAGTCCAGCGGAAGCCGGCCTCAGTGATCGAGGGCGTTATCTGCTTCTTCTCCGTGTGGTCGATACTGGGCCTTGCTGGCTTCCACACCTACCTCACAACCTCCAATCAAACCACCAATGAAGAT tCATCCATCCAATTTGTTCTTCACTGCACTGGATTTCTggagttttgtttttcttctgag ATCAAAGGCTCCTTCACAGCCCGGCGAGGAGAGCCCAATTTTAATCCTTATGGTTATGGCAATTTTTGCCTTAACTGTTTGGCTGTTTTGTGTGGCCCGGTGCAACCGAGCCTCATTG ACCGCCGGGGAGTGGTGACCTCAGAGTACCTCACCATTACCCAGGGCAGGCCAGGGGACATCCAAGCTGCCTCCAGGACCTACGGCACAGTGTACACTGCCCAGCCCACG AATGGTTTGGTGTCTCCTCGGGCAGGGTCAGAAGGTCCTGTGGGCACACATGGGGCCAATgggggtgttgttgttggtggtggtgtgggggccAGTGTGGTGCCTGGCACTATCCCTGTCATGGGTGGTGGAGCTATTGGTACAGAGAATTCCACCTCCACGGGCTCCCTCAAAAAGAAGTCCGTCTCTTCCCAATCTGTAAATG GGAAAGATGTGGTAAGTGGTGGCAGCAGCCTGGGAGCCCCAACGCCAGTCACCTCACACCAGGGGACAGTGGTGGTGGGACCCACCGGGACACCCCCAGGAGATTTGTCAGTGACAGCTGGGccaggggtgggggtggggggaagccATGCAGGGGTCACCTCCAGTCAGCTGTACCTTCTAGACAGCTCTTATGACCTTGATCTGGATTCCATAGATGGCTCTGTGTCCCAACCCTCACATTCCGAGTCCTCGCAGCTGGGACTGATACACAGCAATGCAGTATAG
- the LOC135105807 gene encoding palmitoyltransferase ZDHHC18-like isoform X3 yields MLEAGEYQRVALESPSQSPTQSSDRLLDNKCVQSSASSSSEDNLDLDVTSTAQQVKMASVKRKWQIFPGRNKFCCDGRIIMAQQTGIFYFTVGLIVVTSVLFFVFDCPFLALNLTPAIPAVGGLLFIFVMSALFHTSFTDPGIIPRATVEEAVYTEKQIEVPNSGNGPRLRPPPRTKEITVNGVTVKLKYCFTCKIFRPPRASHCSICDNCVERFDHHCPWVGNCVGRRNYRYFYLFIISLAFLCVFIFSCVIAHLVIFMKNENATFMASVQRKPASVIEGVICFFSVWSILGLAGFHTYLTTSNQTTNEDIKGSFTARRGEPNFNPYGYGNFCLNCLAVLCGPVQPSLIDRRGVVTSEYLTITQGRPGDIQAASRTYGTVYTAQPTNGLVSPRAGSEGPVGTHGANGGVVVGGGVGASVVPGTIPVMGGGAIGTENSTSTGSLKKKSVSSQSVNGKDVVSGGSSLGAPTPVTSHQGTVVVGPTGTPPGDLSVTAGPGVGVGGSHAGVTSSQLYLLDSSYDLDLDSIDGSVSQPSHSESSQLGLIHSNAV; encoded by the exons CAGGTGAAAATGGCGAGTGTGAAGCGGAAATGGCAGATCTTCCCAGGACGCAACAAATTCTGCTGCGATGGTCGAATCATCATGGCACAGCAGACGGGCATCTTCTACTTCACCGTGGGACTCATTGTGGTCACCAgcgtcctcttcttcgtctttga CTGTCCATTCCTGGCGCTGAACTTGACACCTGCCATTCCTGCTGTGGGTGGCCTCCTGTTCATATTTGTCATGTCAGCGCTGTTCCACACATCCTTCACTGACCCTGGCATCATACCCCGTGCCACTGTGGAGGAAGCTGTCTACACTGAGAAGCAGATAG AGGTACCAAATTCAGGCAATGGTCCTCGCCTGCGGCCTCCGCCCCGCACCAAGGAGATCACAGTCAATGGTGTGACAGTCAAACTAAAGTACTGCTTCACCTGCAAGATCTTCCGGCCTCCAAGAGCCTCCCACTGCTCCATTTGTGACAATTGTGTGG AGAGGTTTGACCACCACTGCCCATGGGTGGGGAACTGTGTGGGAAGAAGAAATTACCGCTACTTTTATCTCTTCATCATATCTCTTGCCTTCCTGtgtgtcttcattttctcttgtgTCATCGCTCACCTTGTGATAT TTATGAAAAATGAGAATGCGACTTTCATGGCATCAGTCCAGCGGAAGCCGGCCTCAGTGATCGAGGGCGTTATCTGCTTCTTCTCCGTGTGGTCGATACTGGGCCTTGCTGGCTTCCACACCTACCTCACAACCTCCAATCAAACCACCAATGAAGAT ATCAAAGGCTCCTTCACAGCCCGGCGAGGAGAGCCCAATTTTAATCCTTATGGTTATGGCAATTTTTGCCTTAACTGTTTGGCTGTTTTGTGTGGCCCGGTGCAACCGAGCCTCATTG ACCGCCGGGGAGTGGTGACCTCAGAGTACCTCACCATTACCCAGGGCAGGCCAGGGGACATCCAAGCTGCCTCCAGGACCTACGGCACAGTGTACACTGCCCAGCCCACG AATGGTTTGGTGTCTCCTCGGGCAGGGTCAGAAGGTCCTGTGGGCACACATGGGGCCAATgggggtgttgttgttggtggtggtgtgggggccAGTGTGGTGCCTGGCACTATCCCTGTCATGGGTGGTGGAGCTATTGGTACAGAGAATTCCACCTCCACGGGCTCCCTCAAAAAGAAGTCCGTCTCTTCCCAATCTGTAAATG GGAAAGATGTGGTAAGTGGTGGCAGCAGCCTGGGAGCCCCAACGCCAGTCACCTCACACCAGGGGACAGTGGTGGTGGGACCCACCGGGACACCCCCAGGAGATTTGTCAGTGACAGCTGGGccaggggtgggggtggggggaagccATGCAGGGGTCACCTCCAGTCAGCTGTACCTTCTAGACAGCTCTTATGACCTTGATCTGGATTCCATAGATGGCTCTGTGTCCCAACCCTCACATTCCGAGTCCTCGCAGCTGGGACTGATACACAGCAATGCAGTATAG
- the LOC135105807 gene encoding palmitoyltransferase ZDHHC18-like isoform X2 has translation MLEAGEYQRVALESPSQSPTQSSDRLLDNKCVQSSASSSSEDNLDLDVTSTAQVKMASVKRKWQIFPGRNKFCCDGRIIMAQQTGIFYFTVGLIVVTSVLFFVFDCPFLALNLTPAIPAVGGLLFIFVMSALFHTSFTDPGIIPRATVEEAVYTEKQIEVPNSGNGPRLRPPPRTKEITVNGVTVKLKYCFTCKIFRPPRASHCSICDNCVERFDHHCPWVGNCVGRRNYRYFYLFIISLAFLCVFIFSCVIAHLVIFMKNENATFMASVQRKPASVIEGVICFFSVWSILGLAGFHTYLTTSNQTTNEDSSIQFVLHCTGFLEFCFSSEIKGSFTARRGEPNFNPYGYGNFCLNCLAVLCGPVQPSLIDRRGVVTSEYLTITQGRPGDIQAASRTYGTVYTAQPTNGLVSPRAGSEGPVGTHGANGGVVVGGGVGASVVPGTIPVMGGGAIGTENSTSTGSLKKKSVSSQSVNGKDVVSGGSSLGAPTPVTSHQGTVVVGPTGTPPGDLSVTAGPGVGVGGSHAGVTSSQLYLLDSSYDLDLDSIDGSVSQPSHSESSQLGLIHSNAV, from the exons GTGAAAATGGCGAGTGTGAAGCGGAAATGGCAGATCTTCCCAGGACGCAACAAATTCTGCTGCGATGGTCGAATCATCATGGCACAGCAGACGGGCATCTTCTACTTCACCGTGGGACTCATTGTGGTCACCAgcgtcctcttcttcgtctttga CTGTCCATTCCTGGCGCTGAACTTGACACCTGCCATTCCTGCTGTGGGTGGCCTCCTGTTCATATTTGTCATGTCAGCGCTGTTCCACACATCCTTCACTGACCCTGGCATCATACCCCGTGCCACTGTGGAGGAAGCTGTCTACACTGAGAAGCAGATAG AGGTACCAAATTCAGGCAATGGTCCTCGCCTGCGGCCTCCGCCCCGCACCAAGGAGATCACAGTCAATGGTGTGACAGTCAAACTAAAGTACTGCTTCACCTGCAAGATCTTCCGGCCTCCAAGAGCCTCCCACTGCTCCATTTGTGACAATTGTGTGG AGAGGTTTGACCACCACTGCCCATGGGTGGGGAACTGTGTGGGAAGAAGAAATTACCGCTACTTTTATCTCTTCATCATATCTCTTGCCTTCCTGtgtgtcttcattttctcttgtgTCATCGCTCACCTTGTGATAT TTATGAAAAATGAGAATGCGACTTTCATGGCATCAGTCCAGCGGAAGCCGGCCTCAGTGATCGAGGGCGTTATCTGCTTCTTCTCCGTGTGGTCGATACTGGGCCTTGCTGGCTTCCACACCTACCTCACAACCTCCAATCAAACCACCAATGAAGAT tCATCCATCCAATTTGTTCTTCACTGCACTGGATTTCTggagttttgtttttcttctgag ATCAAAGGCTCCTTCACAGCCCGGCGAGGAGAGCCCAATTTTAATCCTTATGGTTATGGCAATTTTTGCCTTAACTGTTTGGCTGTTTTGTGTGGCCCGGTGCAACCGAGCCTCATTG ACCGCCGGGGAGTGGTGACCTCAGAGTACCTCACCATTACCCAGGGCAGGCCAGGGGACATCCAAGCTGCCTCCAGGACCTACGGCACAGTGTACACTGCCCAGCCCACG AATGGTTTGGTGTCTCCTCGGGCAGGGTCAGAAGGTCCTGTGGGCACACATGGGGCCAATgggggtgttgttgttggtggtggtgtgggggccAGTGTGGTGCCTGGCACTATCCCTGTCATGGGTGGTGGAGCTATTGGTACAGAGAATTCCACCTCCACGGGCTCCCTCAAAAAGAAGTCCGTCTCTTCCCAATCTGTAAATG GGAAAGATGTGGTAAGTGGTGGCAGCAGCCTGGGAGCCCCAACGCCAGTCACCTCACACCAGGGGACAGTGGTGGTGGGACCCACCGGGACACCCCCAGGAGATTTGTCAGTGACAGCTGGGccaggggtgggggtggggggaagccATGCAGGGGTCACCTCCAGTCAGCTGTACCTTCTAGACAGCTCTTATGACCTTGATCTGGATTCCATAGATGGCTCTGTGTCCCAACCCTCACATTCCGAGTCCTCGCAGCTGGGACTGATACACAGCAATGCAGTATAG
- the LOC135105807 gene encoding palmitoyltransferase ZDHHC18-like isoform X6, whose translation MASVKRKWQIFPGRNKFCCDGRIIMAQQTGIFYFTVGLIVVTSVLFFVFDCPFLALNLTPAIPAVGGLLFIFVMSALFHTSFTDPGIIPRATVEEAVYTEKQIEVPNSGNGPRLRPPPRTKEITVNGVTVKLKYCFTCKIFRPPRASHCSICDNCVERFDHHCPWVGNCVGRRNYRYFYLFIISLAFLCVFIFSCVIAHLVIFMKNENATFMASVQRKPASVIEGVICFFSVWSILGLAGFHTYLTTSNQTTNEDIKGSFTARRGEPNFNPYGYGNFCLNCLAVLCGPVQPSLIDRRGVVTSEYLTITQGRPGDIQAASRTYGTVYTAQPTNGLVSPRAGSEGPVGTHGANGGVVVGGGVGASVVPGTIPVMGGGAIGTENSTSTGSLKKKSVSSQSVNGKDVVSGGSSLGAPTPVTSHQGTVVVGPTGTPPGDLSVTAGPGVGVGGSHAGVTSSQLYLLDSSYDLDLDSIDGSVSQPSHSESSQLGLIHSNAV comes from the exons ATGGCGAGTGTGAAGCGGAAATGGCAGATCTTCCCAGGACGCAACAAATTCTGCTGCGATGGTCGAATCATCATGGCACAGCAGACGGGCATCTTCTACTTCACCGTGGGACTCATTGTGGTCACCAgcgtcctcttcttcgtctttga CTGTCCATTCCTGGCGCTGAACTTGACACCTGCCATTCCTGCTGTGGGTGGCCTCCTGTTCATATTTGTCATGTCAGCGCTGTTCCACACATCCTTCACTGACCCTGGCATCATACCCCGTGCCACTGTGGAGGAAGCTGTCTACACTGAGAAGCAGATAG AGGTACCAAATTCAGGCAATGGTCCTCGCCTGCGGCCTCCGCCCCGCACCAAGGAGATCACAGTCAATGGTGTGACAGTCAAACTAAAGTACTGCTTCACCTGCAAGATCTTCCGGCCTCCAAGAGCCTCCCACTGCTCCATTTGTGACAATTGTGTGG AGAGGTTTGACCACCACTGCCCATGGGTGGGGAACTGTGTGGGAAGAAGAAATTACCGCTACTTTTATCTCTTCATCATATCTCTTGCCTTCCTGtgtgtcttcattttctcttgtgTCATCGCTCACCTTGTGATAT TTATGAAAAATGAGAATGCGACTTTCATGGCATCAGTCCAGCGGAAGCCGGCCTCAGTGATCGAGGGCGTTATCTGCTTCTTCTCCGTGTGGTCGATACTGGGCCTTGCTGGCTTCCACACCTACCTCACAACCTCCAATCAAACCACCAATGAAGAT ATCAAAGGCTCCTTCACAGCCCGGCGAGGAGAGCCCAATTTTAATCCTTATGGTTATGGCAATTTTTGCCTTAACTGTTTGGCTGTTTTGTGTGGCCCGGTGCAACCGAGCCTCATTG ACCGCCGGGGAGTGGTGACCTCAGAGTACCTCACCATTACCCAGGGCAGGCCAGGGGACATCCAAGCTGCCTCCAGGACCTACGGCACAGTGTACACTGCCCAGCCCACG AATGGTTTGGTGTCTCCTCGGGCAGGGTCAGAAGGTCCTGTGGGCACACATGGGGCCAATgggggtgttgttgttggtggtggtgtgggggccAGTGTGGTGCCTGGCACTATCCCTGTCATGGGTGGTGGAGCTATTGGTACAGAGAATTCCACCTCCACGGGCTCCCTCAAAAAGAAGTCCGTCTCTTCCCAATCTGTAAATG GGAAAGATGTGGTAAGTGGTGGCAGCAGCCTGGGAGCCCCAACGCCAGTCACCTCACACCAGGGGACAGTGGTGGTGGGACCCACCGGGACACCCCCAGGAGATTTGTCAGTGACAGCTGGGccaggggtgggggtggggggaagccATGCAGGGGTCACCTCCAGTCAGCTGTACCTTCTAGACAGCTCTTATGACCTTGATCTGGATTCCATAGATGGCTCTGTGTCCCAACCCTCACATTCCGAGTCCTCGCAGCTGGGACTGATACACAGCAATGCAGTATAG
- the LOC135105807 gene encoding palmitoyltransferase ZDHHC18-like isoform X4 — protein MASVKRKWQIFPGRNKFCCDGRIIMAQQTGIFYFTVGLIVVTSVLFFVFDCPFLALNLTPAIPAVGGLLFIFVMSALFHTSFTDPGIIPRATVEEAVYTEKQIEVPNSGNGPRLRPPPRTKEITVNGVTVKLKYCFTCKIFRPPRASHCSICDNCVERFDHHCPWVGNCVGRRNYRYFYLFIISLAFLCVFIFSCVIAHLVIFMKNENATFMASVQRKPASVIEGVICFFSVWSILGLAGFHTYLTTSNQTTNEDSSIQFVLHCTGFLEFCFSSEIKGSFTARRGEPNFNPYGYGNFCLNCLAVLCGPVQPSLIDRRGVVTSEYLTITQGRPGDIQAASRTYGTVYTAQPTNGLVSPRAGSEGPVGTHGANGGVVVGGGVGASVVPGTIPVMGGGAIGTENSTSTGSLKKKSVSSQSVNGKDVVSGGSSLGAPTPVTSHQGTVVVGPTGTPPGDLSVTAGPGVGVGGSHAGVTSSQLYLLDSSYDLDLDSIDGSVSQPSHSESSQLGLIHSNAV, from the exons ATGGCGAGTGTGAAGCGGAAATGGCAGATCTTCCCAGGACGCAACAAATTCTGCTGCGATGGTCGAATCATCATGGCACAGCAGACGGGCATCTTCTACTTCACCGTGGGACTCATTGTGGTCACCAgcgtcctcttcttcgtctttga CTGTCCATTCCTGGCGCTGAACTTGACACCTGCCATTCCTGCTGTGGGTGGCCTCCTGTTCATATTTGTCATGTCAGCGCTGTTCCACACATCCTTCACTGACCCTGGCATCATACCCCGTGCCACTGTGGAGGAAGCTGTCTACACTGAGAAGCAGATAG AGGTACCAAATTCAGGCAATGGTCCTCGCCTGCGGCCTCCGCCCCGCACCAAGGAGATCACAGTCAATGGTGTGACAGTCAAACTAAAGTACTGCTTCACCTGCAAGATCTTCCGGCCTCCAAGAGCCTCCCACTGCTCCATTTGTGACAATTGTGTGG AGAGGTTTGACCACCACTGCCCATGGGTGGGGAACTGTGTGGGAAGAAGAAATTACCGCTACTTTTATCTCTTCATCATATCTCTTGCCTTCCTGtgtgtcttcattttctcttgtgTCATCGCTCACCTTGTGATAT TTATGAAAAATGAGAATGCGACTTTCATGGCATCAGTCCAGCGGAAGCCGGCCTCAGTGATCGAGGGCGTTATCTGCTTCTTCTCCGTGTGGTCGATACTGGGCCTTGCTGGCTTCCACACCTACCTCACAACCTCCAATCAAACCACCAATGAAGAT tCATCCATCCAATTTGTTCTTCACTGCACTGGATTTCTggagttttgtttttcttctgag ATCAAAGGCTCCTTCACAGCCCGGCGAGGAGAGCCCAATTTTAATCCTTATGGTTATGGCAATTTTTGCCTTAACTGTTTGGCTGTTTTGTGTGGCCCGGTGCAACCGAGCCTCATTG ACCGCCGGGGAGTGGTGACCTCAGAGTACCTCACCATTACCCAGGGCAGGCCAGGGGACATCCAAGCTGCCTCCAGGACCTACGGCACAGTGTACACTGCCCAGCCCACG AATGGTTTGGTGTCTCCTCGGGCAGGGTCAGAAGGTCCTGTGGGCACACATGGGGCCAATgggggtgttgttgttggtggtggtgtgggggccAGTGTGGTGCCTGGCACTATCCCTGTCATGGGTGGTGGAGCTATTGGTACAGAGAATTCCACCTCCACGGGCTCCCTCAAAAAGAAGTCCGTCTCTTCCCAATCTGTAAATG GGAAAGATGTGGTAAGTGGTGGCAGCAGCCTGGGAGCCCCAACGCCAGTCACCTCACACCAGGGGACAGTGGTGGTGGGACCCACCGGGACACCCCCAGGAGATTTGTCAGTGACAGCTGGGccaggggtgggggtggggggaagccATGCAGGGGTCACCTCCAGTCAGCTGTACCTTCTAGACAGCTCTTATGACCTTGATCTGGATTCCATAGATGGCTCTGTGTCCCAACCCTCACATTCCGAGTCCTCGCAGCTGGGACTGATACACAGCAATGCAGTATAG